The DNA sequence CGGTCACctcaaaaacaagacaaaaacacaatGGCACAACATTTGTGACACAGACAATTTACCATGCTGGGTAGCACAGGAGTGTGTTAACAGCCAGGAAACACTGTTATAGTCAAGAACAGTAGGGACAGATAAATTGAAAAGAAATACAGACTAATGACCAAGATCATTTTGGTTGTGCAAACCTACATACAATGCTAAAGTAACTGTGAAACCAGCAAAATCTTACTACACCCAGTCATACAGCCCAGCACAAACTATGGTTACTGATTTGCTAAAGAGATCCTAAACaggcacaaaataaaaatggcatCACAACTGAAAATTTCACAATAAACTGTGGACCCTCTAATGGCAAACAGATCCAGTGTTGGAATGAAGGATGAGATACCTGAGCATAAAGCTAGCCGTGGTTTAATTTAAGAAGTCTAAGCTGTTTGTTACTAACTGAGAAAAGGGTGACAGTCTGCTTTTCAGCATCCTTGTCCCACTGGGAAGTGAACCTCTTGTTTAAGACTATGAAACCATGCCATCATCTACAAATCTTTCTTACGGGACTGAAACCTATCTACCAGTGGAGAGGTACTTACATTCGTCCACTGGCTTCATCCTGAAAGCTGAATGGCAGGTGGGAGTCGTAGGCAGCGATAGCAGTAGATGAGTTGGAGGATGAGGCTGAGGCCAAAGGTGGAGGGAAATGGGCATGGTCATGGATGCTGCCACAACCGGAAACTATCTGCCAACTACCATAATCTGTAGAGAGGGAGGAACTTGACCGAGCACAGTCCGCTGCTAACCTGAGAGACAGATAAGAGggacaaaagtaaaagaaagccCCCAGACCTCATCATCTTGATCAGTAGCATGACTGAAATTTGTGTTGGAGCAATCTCATTTTATGATACCCCGACTCAGTTTCAAGTCTGTATCAGATCTGAATCTTTAGCAAACCAGTTGTATCCTGATAACAAGtggtgttaaaaaaacaaaacaaaaaatcattaTATTTGTTCCTATAATGCATCTAAGATGTTTTAGGCTTTGCGTCCACAGACAGCTTGATTTTTGGCACTTCAGAGGTGCCCATGACCTCCACGACCACTGTTTACACCACGCTTCTTAATAGCTGCATAGCAAATGgatttaaatacaaaatgcgCTGCTTGTGGACAGACCCTTGTAGGACTTTGAATTCTAAAGCTTGCTAAAGGCTTCCACACAAcctgttaatagacctctctgcattgaatcgtacttgttattaatctctggctctcttccatagCATGTCTTTGTCTCGTCTTCCTTCCCTCACCCCAACCCAACCggttgtggcagatggccgcctCTCCCTAAACCTGGCTgcgctggaggtttcttcctgttaaaaaggagtttttccacttccctctgttgccaaagtgcttgctcatagggagtcatgattgttgggtttctttCTGCATGTATCATTGTATGGTCTACCTTACATTGGTTTTGAGAAAAAGGTTCTATTAGAAAAGGTCCATAGTGTTGTGCCAGATGTATGACATTAGAATATCGTGttgtaacttttgaatgatatGGAATCTTAAAGCCTTCAAATGGGACTACACTGATTTTGATTTCTAAGGAGACAGCACTCCATTCTTCACTTTCTGTCCCGTTTCTTTGCACAGTTGCACCCATTTTGGAGAAGCCAAATACTGCCCGAGTCTCAACACTGGTACCAATGTCTGTATTTCTTACCATATACTTTAAATCTTTTTGTTAAGGACAATCCATGAACACAGTCTCATAAATAAAATACCAGATTCAAATATGTATCCATTTTATTCAAGTATTCTTGCTAGATGAAAGTGATACAAATTAATAAGATGCTCAAATTTGAATAAGCTGAAACCGTTTAGCATAtggcattttttgttgtttttggatgCAGCTGCATACTATCGGAGCTTTGCATGGATTTTGCAAAAATCAGTTATACAATACAATCACTTAAAGCTTAAAAAGTCATGCTGTGTTGATGACAGAGTGGAATCCAATTTGTCAAAATCCATTCACAAAGCAGGTCTGTTATGTACTAAACTTTTTTTGGCCTACAACTGCAAAGAGCATGTTATGTAGACCATCTTGTCTTCCTTAGGATGGGAAGTGTTCAGAGGGTTTGTGCCTTTTCCTGTACTTGTACCCGTCACAGGGTTTCTAAGACTGTTTAAAAAGCAGCAAGTTTAGACTTCTGTTTtacttggggggggggggggggggaaaaaaaaaaaaaaaaaaaaaaaaaaaaaaaaaaaaaaaacacaaaacaaaaaacaaaaaactgcagttGCAGTTTTGTAATAAAGGAAATAAGCAGGTACTATGCAACAAAATCCTCCACATACACTTGCCTAATAGCAGCATTTAAGTGGCTGACAACTTCAAGCTATCTGATTTGGAAAATTTCCGAATACGTCAAACGGTGCAGTTAAACCCAAAATAAGGGATGTGATagaaacagaaatgaaagaagaaTTCAAAGCCAACAAAGAAGCTGACGAAACCTATAGATAGAGGAAGTGGAACACACTCCAAACCAGGCGCTGAACATTTTAACAGGTTCAAATGACAACAGTATACAGTAGCAACTGTATTTCACTGCTCGTAAGTAAAAGCAACAGAGCTGACAAGGCGCATCTGGTGATTGTCCAAAATTTAAGTGTGTTAAGTGTGTAAAAGTACGCAGTCAACCAAACTTGAACTGGCGGCTTAAGCTACATGGACTCCCTCACCTTCTCCCTGGAACAGCCAATGGGCTGCTGCCAGTACGAGTGTCGCCATGCTCCGACTGATTGGATGAGGAGCTAGAAGACCTGGCGTCATTTGCTGTGTGGGAGAGGCGTTCGTCCAAAGGGTTCTGTTTATTCCAAACCACCATTGGAGAAGAGGACGTGGTGCCTTTTCTCCTGAGGGCAGAGAGTAAATCACCATTAGCAACAGCTTGTTATCTGAGGCCAACGATACCACCACTGCATAAGTTAGATGTTGTATTTGGTATCCCTTAGACAAGGCATCTTTGGCTTGGaacgtacgtgtgtgtgttagttCTAAACTAGCAATGTGTTGGAGCTGTGAGCATTTCCTTAAAATGCAAAGAACTTGTTTGAGATGACACATCAACTTCAGACACTTTAAGGCCTTGGTTGAAAAAAGACAAGACTAGTCCAGCATAGGGTCACAACACAACCATCCAAATCACTCACCAACTAGCTTGCATACGATGACtgcaaaatgtttaataataGAGTAAGCAGCTTTCTCTGACTGGGAAAAGTACCTGGAGACTATAATGCAAACACCCTATGAAACATCAATGCAATGACTGAGGTGAGCATTTACATAATACTCATGCACCTCTACATAACCAGTCAGATTCCTGAGTGACTCCATTCAACTTGCCCTGCATAGCTGAGGAGGGTCTCAAGCAGACAGAATCACAAAAATTGTAATTGTGTGGATGGAGCTTCTCACCAAAATATGAAAAGCTTTTACATGCGTTTTGCAGACCTTTTATTATCCATTGAAGGAGAGTAGATTtgcattttctacaatattgttTTTACTGGACAGTATGTATTATATAGCAGTATAAATATTCTAAGAAGCTTGCaataactggaagaaaaaaaaattcaacctAAAGATGCTTTATGAGAAATTAATCCTTGAATTTTGTGAGCATGTGTGGTGCTGACCAGTTGGAGGCTTGGGGCTGACTGGAGGACAGGTCCACAGTGTCATTGGTCAAGCTTGATCCACTAGCAATCTCTTCAGTGATGAGGGAAAAGTCACTGCTCAAACTAGTCACACTGCCACGGTCCCTGGACTCTGAAAGcaaacagcatttcatccaACATGTCACACAGGAGAGCCTGAGTAGCACCAACCAATAAAGGTTTACCCCCCTCCTTCAATTTTCCCAAAGCTCCTGTATTGTCCACCCCACCCCAGCTAAATATATTATTTAGatgtataaaacaaagacatttacaGGGGAAGGCTGGAGTAGTTCCCTGACGATTCTGCAGTCACACGTCTGCTGCTCAGACAGTGTCGTCCTCAAACACTACAGCAAAGGCCTGAACAAAGCACCATTTACACCTATGAAACTGATCGAGTCTGACATGAAAAAGCACCCTGATGTGACTACCACATTAAAAGGTTAAGAGTTTGTTCCAGCAAGTTTTGGATTTTAGGCTTGCACTTTCATAAAAGATTAAAGTACCATTTTAAAATCACGGTCTCATTGTTTTGCTTTAGACACATTAAAGTCTCCTTGCATCAGACCAGAGGCAAGTAGGATGAGCTCCCACTGTAGTCTTTAGCATAGCACCAGAGACTGCTTAATGCTCAATACCTTTCTTTCAAGAGTTTGGGAATTCTTGAATAACAGCATTAGTGCCAAATGATGGTCATTTGATGCCACATTTAGGATGTCTATATAGATATACAAGCCAAAGCCTGCCTATGTATAGTTGCTGAACAGCGCACCCAACTTCTGATGGCTTTTTTCAGCAGAATAAcatgccatgtcacaaagcacAAAGTCATTTAAAGACCATAGTGAGACGTGCTGTAACGTATAGATCAGGGGTCCCCAACCTCCGGACTCCAGCCCAAATCTGAACCCCAAGAGTGTTTTTTTCCCAGACCGCAAAGCATTTTCTCATTTGCCACGTAGATAAATGTTTTATTCCTGCCGGCTACCGTGGCTGACTTTTGAACAGGCGTGTCGGGCAACTATGTGGGGCAGCGACATTCTGGTCCACACTCCAAGCCAGCTGGTGGCAATATTGCAccaccaacacaaacacacaaaggaaACCCATGCGGGCCCTTCAGCGCGGGTTGCTAAATTCCTAGCTTGGGAGCACAGATGAGTGAGTAAAAGAAGATGGCTTTGTCATAAATACGTAAAGTGGACTATGAAAATTGGGCATTTAAAGATGAATGGACAAAATTCACTCACAACTGAGTAATGAACATTTGCATCCATGCTTAAGAATTGCATTGACCCCATTTCACCCAAAATTTAAAATGCTAGCTGTCCATGTCCATGCAAATTTCTCCTACTAAAGTGAGCCAGCACAGTTTTGCAGGATGTTTTAAGTGACATTGTGTAGAGTTTGCCAAACACATTTTCTGCAGTTTAAAGCACTTCCTAATTTTCCTGAATACTGAggggtttttatgtttttgttaggTGAATTGTTTGCACCTTAATGTTGGTTTATGTGCAACAGATGTTGCAAAGATTATTGCATAATTTAAttgttaaattgttttttgtttaatattggTACTTGAACTGGATTGCACTTGTCTGTCCAGGAGATGATTTAATGGGCATAAAGTTAAATGATTAAAACTAATTTCTAAGtactaagttttaaaaagagactttccatttgattcaattttatatgatggattatgcagaagaAAAATAGAATTAGGCTGAAAGGCCTGTTGCTTTACCAGTCACACCATATGATTAAAATGTCCTCTTTGCCCAATTCATCCCAAACCATTTCAATTGGATTTCTGCTTAAAGCGATCTGGCCTCCACAATCACTCACCTTACTATTCCAGAACAAAGCTAAACACTTTACATTTCACTAGATTAAATAGCAGTGTTTAGGTATGTCTGAACTTTTGATACTACATATCATCGGAATaccttaatccctaaggaaattatgtggttacagttgctccaagacaaaagtaacagactgaactaattaaataatacaatatattacaaagtttacaaaacataagaaatggctctaatatatacaaatagtTCAATTATTAAATATCCAGAATACTACAgaggtaaaataaatatgattgacattttactctaaactgtaaaactttgtcATTTGTTATTTACACCCTTTTGCACGTTCTCTACagtaactattgcagtgtgtactgtgcattagatggaggagttgtacaggcaggaatgatttcctgtgtcatttAGTGGTGCATTTGggtattatattatattacaataATATAGGCTCCCAAAATATCTGTAATTAATTAGCTAGATCCATGAAATATCAGTCAAAACTTCTACAGATGAAAGCATGCAAGAGTGACTCACTCAACTGGCAGAGCTCTTCCACAGTGAAATCACCGTCTTTGAAGTGAGAGTTCTTTCTTCTAAAACTTAGAGGTCAGACATTAAAAGACTAGTGAACAACTGATAGTGAATCCACACAGCTGGAATTTGACTAGGTAATGTGGTAAACACACCTCTGCTTTTTAACAGTAGAGAACTTCTCTGAAACAATGTGCTTCAAAAAAttgaagcaaaaaaagaaaatctgaggAGGAAAGAAGAATGTCTgatgaaacacaaacagcaacCACTAAGACAAAAATAGAAACTGGTAATAGCAAGGGGTACACAAAGTGCATGTAGCCTTTCACAAACCAAAATTTATACAATGTATTTAGGAATTGTTATTCCACATTAATCTAAATGATGTCAAGTGTCATTTTTACTGGCTTTAGAATGAGctacaacttcattttaaatacAAGTACCTCTTCCCCTTTGGAGAGTCGATCTGGCAGCATGTGActagaagggggaaaaaaaaggaatgacTGAAAAGCTTCCCCATTGCCAAACCTCCTCAGCATAATATAATATAGCATAATAATactataatataaaattatataatataatagtTCTAAACTGACCAGTTCTTTGTCATAGTTAAACAAACTGAACCTgaaaattgggggggggggtagccGTTTCAACTCTGTACACTCATTCCAGTAACTCTTAAACATTTTAGCTTAAAGATCTGAAAATGAGTTCATGAATCAGGAGTCCCGTGACTGAGTTTAAGCTGTTCGGTGATGGGATCAAAAAAGGCTTAAAATTATCTTAAATGCTGCATGTCTCAAGTTTACCTTCCCATTCTTCCATTAATCAGTCACAACTCAAATATGTACTGTAGACAACCAAGTCAGGTGGCACTACGAAGTGTCCAAATCATCTCTGACATATTTCTGCTGGCTAAATCAACATGGCTTAACAAGTTGCTGTGAAGTCATGAAATGACAGATGTAACATTCTTACCCAAAGAGGAACCAGTCGTAAGCGATAGTCAGATACAGAATCTCTGTGGGCTCCAGGCTGGCATGCACTGCACCATCCTGTGAAAGATGGGAATAACTGAGTCAAACGGCTCGCACTGCGGGTGGCATTCTAGTAGGTTTAGGCTTCAGCAGGTACTGTGTACATGTCTAGTAGAAGTAAAGTGCTCACTTTACTTCTGAATAGACCTCTCAGGAAAAGCACATGGGAGCATGACAGCAGTCTGGTTTAAATGCATGCACTTAAGTGAAACCATCcatggttttaaaaaataaatacattaaattatATAGACCATTTGTAATTTGTGACTATATAAAAAGGTAATAATCTGCTGCTTTTCCACGATGTTCCTCATGCCATGGATTCACTTTAAATATACAGTCTTGGACTACAGCCTTGTGGACCACCAACTGTAGCTTTGGTGAGCTAAGCCTAAAAGTGCTTGAATCaactttccagttcctgcaggtACTGGTTACACTGGCTTCACCAATTTGTCCACATCTCCAAAGCAGAACAGATACAGTTCAAAAAAGTAGAGCTGGCATTTCTGCCCTTTACAGAGGTGCTGTGTCACATTGACATGTTTTacgttggccaaagtcatgagtcTAGAGAAGGTAGCAGAACTGCTCTCTGAACAAGATTCAGAAAGTCACTACGGCATAATACcttaattttgccatttctgcTGCCTGTGCCCTACACAGTATCAGCACCCCATGACAGAGCTGACTAGTTGTCCACAGATCAACATAGTTTCAGTTCCTACTGAAAACAACTCCGTATGCAGTCTGTAGTTTTATCAGAAGATTGCCATGTGGGTCACATCTTCAGAAGAAGACTTTTTTTGCATAAACATGaattggaatttaaaaaaaaaaaaaaaaaggtgaataCAGCGAGGCTAATCACAGCACAGCAAGAATTGACACAAGGAGCAGTGGTGGATTTGTGGCAGACTGATTAAGCATGGGATTACAAGAGTCTCTAATGAAGGTCTGAAGGACCCATTAAGGCGTTTGGTGTCATGAGGAGAAACAGGAGgaaata is a window from the Pelmatolapia mariae isolate MD_Pm_ZW linkage group LG5, Pm_UMD_F_2, whole genome shotgun sequence genome containing:
- the mtmr14 gene encoding myotubularin-related protein 14 isoform X3, giving the protein MVENKKVKFGLNVTSSEKVDKAQRYADFTLLSVPYPGCEFFKDYKDRDYTAEGLVFNWNQDFVDAPLTIPRCFTHNLNIDWTQYQSWDLVQQTQNYLKLLLHIINSDDDSGLLVHCISGWDRTPLFVSLLRLSLWADGAVHASLEPTEILYLTIAYDWFLFGHMLPDRLSKGEEIFFFCFNFLKHIVSEKFSTVKKQSFRRKNSHFKDGDFTVEELCQLKSRDRGSVTSLSSDFSLITEEIASGSSLTNDTVDLSSSQPQASNWRKGTTSSSPMVVWNKQNPLDERLSHTANDARSSSSSSNQSEHGDTRTGSSPLAVPGRRLAADCARSSSSLSTDYGSWQIVSGCGSIHDHAHFPPPLASASSSNSSTAIAAYDSHLPFSFQDEASGRMCSFPSERQARLEAVREAFLAAYSSTVGLKSSAPSPSGAISGLLEQFARGVGLRGSNAIV